In a single window of the Anaerotruncus rubiinfantis genome:
- the dapA gene encoding 4-hydroxy-tetrahydrodipicolinate synthase, whose product MKKTIFTGAGVAIITPMNEDLSINWPELGRLIDDQVANGTDAIVIVGTTGEASTLTDDEHVEAIRFAVEHTAGRVPVVAGVGSNHTDYALWLSKEAKQAGADALLHVTPYYNKTSQAGLIRHFCTMADATDLPVILYNVPSRTGVNIQPKTYQELAKHPNIVAVKEANGDLSALANTRNLCGDELDVYSGNDDQIVPFLSLGAKGVISVLSNVAPRQTHDICRLYFDGKIKESADLQIGLMPLINALFCDVNPIPVKEAMNLLGWKAGRCRLPLVDLSDANKQLLEKAMRDAKLI is encoded by the coding sequence ATGAAGAAAACCATATTTACCGGCGCGGGCGTCGCAATCATCACGCCGATGAACGAGGATCTCTCGATCAACTGGCCGGAGCTCGGCAGACTGATCGACGACCAGGTTGCAAACGGCACCGACGCGATTGTCATCGTCGGTACCACCGGCGAAGCCTCCACCCTCACTGATGACGAACATGTCGAAGCCATCCGCTTTGCCGTGGAGCACACTGCCGGCCGCGTACCGGTCGTTGCAGGTGTCGGAAGCAACCATACCGATTATGCCCTGTGGCTCTCAAAGGAAGCCAAACAGGCCGGCGCAGACGCGCTGCTGCATGTCACCCCCTATTACAACAAGACTTCACAGGCGGGCCTCATCCGTCATTTTTGCACAATGGCGGACGCCACCGACCTGCCGGTCATCCTCTATAACGTCCCGAGCCGCACCGGCGTGAATATCCAGCCTAAGACCTATCAGGAACTTGCGAAGCATCCGAATATCGTTGCGGTCAAGGAGGCGAACGGCGACCTTTCCGCGCTTGCCAATACCCGCAATCTATGCGGAGACGAACTCGATGTCTATTCCGGCAACGACGACCAGATTGTCCCGTTCCTGTCGCTTGGCGCCAAGGGCGTCATCTCGGTTCTCTCAAATGTCGCGCCGCGCCAAACCCATGACATTTGCCGGCTCTATTTCGACGGCAAGATCAAGGAAAGCGCTGACCTGCAGATCGGGCTGATGCCGCTTATAAACGCGCTTTTCTGCGACGTGAATCCAATCCCGGTCAAAGAAGCGATGAACCTGCTTGGCTGGAAGGCTGGACGTTGCCGGCTGCCGCTTGTCGACCTCTCCGATGCGAATAAACAATTGCTCGAAAAAGCGATGCGGGACGCAAAACTCATCTAA
- the hisD gene encoding histidinol dehydrogenase, with protein sequence MIQVVKADGTAEKELLASLRSRSGEVDKQVAGQVATIIEDVKQKGDAAVRDYTLRFDGHCPDLFEVDREVINDALSQADEEFVSSLLNAMENIAAFHQKQKQQSFIDAQPNGVILGQRIRGLARVGLYVPGGTAAYPSSVLMNCVPAKIAGVGEIIMVTPPRKDGTPNPDILVAAAIAGVDRVFLMGGAQAVAALAFGTESVPKVDKIVGPGNIYVATAKKLLYGVVDIDMIAGPSEILVMADETANPVYLAADMMSQAEHDVLASSILLTTSGRIANDTVAEIERQIKELSRAEIVRKSLETYGAVIVCRSIDEMVALANELAPEHLEVMLENPFEYIGKLDNAGSVFLGQYAPEPLGDYFAGPNHVLPTSGTARFFSPLGVDSFIKKSSYIYYTADALCQAKDDIVRIAECEQLTAHANSIKVRFS encoded by the coding sequence ATGATCCAGGTCGTCAAGGCGGACGGAACCGCTGAAAAAGAGCTTCTCGCGTCGCTGCGCAGCCGCAGCGGTGAGGTTGATAAACAGGTCGCCGGGCAGGTCGCAACGATCATTGAGGACGTAAAACAAAAAGGCGACGCGGCGGTGCGGGATTACACCCTGCGCTTCGACGGACACTGCCCCGATCTTTTTGAAGTTGACCGCGAGGTGATCAACGATGCGCTTTCGCAGGCCGACGAGGAATTCGTTTCTTCGCTTCTCAATGCGATGGAGAACATCGCGGCTTTCCATCAGAAACAGAAGCAGCAGAGCTTTATCGACGCCCAGCCAAACGGCGTCATTCTGGGGCAGCGTATCCGCGGGCTTGCCCGCGTGGGGCTCTATGTGCCGGGCGGAACGGCGGCCTATCCATCATCGGTGCTGATGAACTGTGTCCCGGCAAAAATTGCAGGGGTCGGGGAGATCATCATGGTCACGCCGCCACGCAAAGATGGCACGCCGAATCCGGACATCCTTGTCGCGGCGGCGATTGCCGGGGTGGACCGGGTGTTTCTGATGGGCGGCGCACAGGCTGTGGCGGCGCTCGCATTCGGCACCGAAAGCGTGCCAAAGGTCGATAAGATCGTCGGGCCGGGAAATATCTACGTCGCAACCGCGAAAAAGCTGCTTTACGGCGTGGTGGATATCGACATGATCGCCGGGCCGAGTGAAATCCTCGTGATGGCGGATGAAACCGCGAACCCGGTCTATCTGGCGGCCGATATGATGAGCCAGGCGGAACACGACGTGCTGGCATCTTCGATCCTGCTCACCACGAGCGGACGGATCGCAAATGATACCGTCGCGGAGATCGAGCGCCAGATAAAAGAGCTCTCGCGGGCAGAGATTGTCCGCAAATCATTGGAGACCTACGGCGCGGTGATCGTCTGCCGCAGTATCGACGAGATGGTTGCGCTGGCAAATGAGCTTGCGCCGGAGCATCTCGAGGTCATGCTGGAAAACCCATTTGAATATATCGGGAAGCTTGACAACGCGGGCAGCGTATTTCTCGGGCAATACGCCCCGGAACCGCTGGGCGACTATTTTGCCGGACCGAACCATGTCCTGCCGACCTCCGGCACGGCGCGGTTCTTCTCGCCGCTTGGGGTGGACAGTTTTATCAAAAAATCGAGCTATATCTACTACACGGCCGACGCGCTCTGCCAGGCGAAGGATGACATTGTGCGCATCGCGGAGTGTGAACAGCTCACCGCCCATGCGAATTCGATCAAAGTGAGGTTTTCCTGA
- the hisZ gene encoding ATP phosphoribosyltransferase regulatory subunit: MKQYNKITPDGTRDLLFDECVLREAVTSRLTAMFRSRGYRQVITPAIEFYDVFTSSAAHFPQENMYKLSDIHGRLMVLRPDCTIPIARLVATRLQNVPMPLRLYYSQNVYRVEHDLRGKRNEIFQTGVELIGASSLRSDLEIVELAAAGLSEISGEGYRIELCHIGYFKSLIDSLDASFETKEEIRQCVEQKNYAALGELLEQFDGSRAAVALKYLPRLFGGEEVFEKAYELFSENGANESLDYLRTIYENLRELGLADRVIIDLGLVNQAEYYTGIIFRGYFDGIGEPVLSGGRYDNLLAEFGAPLSATGFAFNVDPATTVIGMVPQQRTDILVFSDDGHLPQAINYMKSLIQNGLTVEHCVFDEFDAAVDYARKRGIRHLHVVDDEIEALDVEKL, encoded by the coding sequence ATGAAGCAGTATAACAAAATCACACCGGATGGTACCCGCGACCTGCTCTTTGACGAATGTGTTCTGCGTGAAGCGGTGACCAGCCGGCTGACAGCAATGTTCCGCTCCCGCGGATACCGGCAGGTGATCACCCCGGCAATCGAGTTCTACGACGTTTTCACTTCGTCCGCGGCGCATTTTCCGCAGGAAAATATGTATAAGCTTTCCGATATCCACGGCCGGCTGATGGTTCTGCGCCCTGACTGCACCATCCCGATCGCGCGGCTGGTCGCGACCCGGCTGCAGAATGTCCCGATGCCGCTGCGGCTTTACTACAGCCAGAATGTCTACCGCGTTGAGCACGATCTGCGCGGAAAACGCAACGAGATCTTTCAGACCGGCGTCGAACTCATCGGCGCGAGCAGCCTGCGCAGCGATCTCGAAATTGTCGAGCTCGCCGCCGCCGGCCTTTCGGAGATCAGCGGGGAAGGCTATCGGATCGAGCTTTGCCACATCGGCTATTTCAAATCGCTCATCGACAGCCTGGACGCCTCCTTTGAGACGAAGGAGGAGATCCGTCAGTGCGTCGAGCAGAAGAACTACGCGGCGCTTGGAGAGCTGCTCGAGCAGTTTGACGGTAGCCGCGCGGCTGTGGCGCTCAAATACCTGCCGCGGCTCTTTGGCGGGGAGGAGGTCTTTGAAAAGGCCTATGAACTCTTCTCGGAGAACGGCGCGAACGAAAGCCTCGATTACCTCCGTACAATTTACGAGAATCTGCGTGAGCTCGGCCTTGCCGACCGGGTTATCATCGACCTTGGACTGGTAAACCAGGCCGAATATTACACCGGGATCATCTTCCGCGGCTACTTTGACGGAATTGGGGAACCGGTACTCTCGGGCGGCCGGTACGACAACCTGCTCGCCGAGTTTGGCGCGCCGCTTTCAGCAACCGGCTTCGCATTCAATGTCGATCCGGCCACTACGGTCATCGGAATGGTACCGCAGCAGCGCACTGATATTTTGGTTTTTTCGGACGATGGTCATCTTCCGCAGGCGATCAATTATATGAAATCGCTTATCCAAAACGGCCTTACGGTCGAACACTGTGTTTTCGACGAGTTCGACGCGGCGGTAGATTACGCGCGAAAGCGCGGCATCCGGCATCTGCATGTGGTGGACGACGAGATTGAAGCGCTCGACGTCGAAAAACTGTAA
- the hisG gene encoding ATP phosphoribosyltransferase: MKPIRIALTKGRLEKDSVEMFEKLGYDCTAVHEKGRRLILPVVGTNLEIVLAKAADVVTYVENGVCDIGVVGRDTIMEKGGTFYEVADLGFGKCRFALAVPKGVDFYEGYHTRCIASKYVNVAHAYFEKKNMDVKIVKIEGSVELAPILGLSDAIVDIVETGTTLKENGLVIAEYISDISARLIVNIASLKLRKAEIEPFITRIEDYLKERADA, translated from the coding sequence ATGAAACCGATTCGGATTGCCCTCACTAAGGGCAGGCTGGAAAAAGACAGCGTTGAAATGTTTGAGAAGCTCGGCTATGACTGCACTGCGGTGCACGAAAAGGGCCGCAGGCTGATTTTGCCGGTCGTGGGCACCAACCTCGAGATTGTGCTTGCGAAGGCCGCGGACGTGGTGACTTACGTCGAGAACGGCGTCTGCGATATTGGTGTGGTTGGCAGGGACACGATTATGGAGAAGGGGGGGACCTTCTACGAGGTGGCCGACCTGGGGTTTGGAAAATGCCGGTTCGCGCTGGCGGTGCCGAAAGGGGTCGACTTCTATGAGGGCTATCACACCCGCTGTATCGCCTCAAAATATGTAAATGTGGCGCACGCCTATTTTGAAAAGAAAAATATGGATGTCAAGATCGTCAAAATCGAAGGCTCAGTTGAGCTGGCGCCGATCCTTGGGCTTTCGGACGCGATTGTCGACATTGTGGAAACCGGCACAACCCTCAAAGAGAACGGGCTGGTTATCGCGGAATATATTTCGGACATCAGCGCAAGGCTGATCGTCAACATTGCAAGCCTCAAACTGCGTAAGGCGGAGATCGAGCCGTTTATTACGCGGATTGAAGATTACCTGAAGGAGAGGGCTGACGCATGA
- a CDS encoding ACT domain-containing protein, with protein MNGVSKISIVEDVALVTFHKVPNDPKLLSTIFTGLANVKVNLDMISQTAPQGHYIDISFTLLANQLVEVLGLVNKFCETHADFKPMVSNGNCKIQLYGEEMREMYGVAAAAITAVADANAELTLISTGEVEISLLVPQACCNEAVGALEKAFQVKAD; from the coding sequence ATGAATGGCGTTTCTAAAATTTCCATTGTGGAGGATGTTGCCCTTGTGACCTTCCACAAGGTTCCAAACGACCCGAAACTGCTCTCTACCATCTTTACGGGGCTTGCAAATGTCAAGGTAAATCTTGATATGATCAGCCAGACCGCACCGCAGGGACATTATATCGATATCTCCTTCACCCTGCTTGCAAACCAGTTGGTGGAAGTCCTGGGATTGGTCAACAAATTCTGCGAGACCCATGCCGACTTCAAACCGATGGTCTCGAACGGCAACTGCAAGATTCAGCTTTACGGCGAAGAGATGCGCGAAATGTACGGTGTCGCCGCCGCCGCAATCACCGCTGTCGCTGATGCCAACGCGGAGCTGACCCTCATCTCGACCGGCGAGGTGGAAATCTCCCTGCTGGTCCCGCAGGCCTGCTGTAACGAGGCGGTCGGCGCGCTTGAAAAAGCGTTCCAGGTCAAGGCCGACTGA
- the hisB gene encoding imidazoleglycerol-phosphate dehydratase HisB yields MRECTIHRKTNETDITLSLNLDGSGNFAGTSGIGFFDHMLHAFAVHGGFDLALTMAGDLEVDCHHSVEDLGIVLGQTFAQILSDKGAIARYGSFVLPMDEALAFCALDISGRAFLVFDCVFQNPQVGAFDCCMTGEFFRAFAMNGGITLHIKVPYGENDHHKIEAVFKAAAHALKAAVTPREGGVLSSKGVL; encoded by the coding sequence ATGCGGGAATGCACCATCCACCGGAAAACCAATGAAACGGACATCACGCTCTCGCTGAACCTCGATGGGAGCGGGAATTTTGCCGGTACGAGTGGGATTGGCTTTTTTGATCACATGCTGCACGCGTTCGCGGTGCACGGCGGATTCGATCTTGCGCTCACCATGGCTGGAGACTTGGAAGTGGACTGCCATCATTCGGTCGAGGATTTGGGTATTGTGCTCGGACAGACGTTTGCGCAGATTCTTTCGGACAAAGGCGCCATCGCGCGTTATGGTAGCTTTGTGCTTCCGATGGATGAAGCCTTGGCTTTTTGTGCGCTCGATATTAGCGGCCGGGCCTTTTTGGTGTTTGACTGTGTCTTTCAAAACCCGCAGGTTGGTGCGTTTGACTGCTGTATGACAGGGGAATTTTTCCGGGCGTTTGCGATGAATGGGGGAATTACCCTGCATATCAAGGTGCCCTACGGGGAGAATGACCACCATAAGATCGAGGCGGTATTCAAGGCTGCAGCGCATGCGCTCAAAGCAGCGGTGACGCCGCGGGAAGGCGGGGTCCTCTCCTCGAAGGGAGTTTTGTAA
- the hisE gene encoding phosphoribosyl-ATP diphosphatase, translated as MTDVMKGLYEVVQDRRDHPQEGSYTCYLFEKGIDKILKKVGEECSEVIIAAKNRKNDDTAEEICDLIYHLLVMMAEQDIPLEQVEEILEARRQKIGNLKQFHESDHNT; from the coding sequence ATGACTGATGTAATGAAAGGCCTTTATGAAGTGGTTCAGGATCGCCGCGACCATCCGCAGGAGGGTTCTTACACCTGCTATCTGTTCGAGAAAGGGATCGACAAGATCCTGAAAAAGGTGGGGGAAGAGTGCAGCGAGGTGATCATTGCCGCCAAAAACCGCAAGAACGATGACACCGCCGAGGAGATCTGCGATCTGATCTACCATCTGCTGGTGATGATGGCTGAGCAAGACATCCCGCTTGAACAGGTCGAAGAGATCCTGGAGGCACGCCGCCAAAAGATCGGCAACCTCAAACAGTTCCACGAGAGTGACCACAACACCTGA
- the hisF gene encoding imidazole glycerol phosphate synthase subunit HisF: MLAKRIIPCLDVRDGKVVKGVNFVGIKEVGDPVECAIEYDRQGADEITFLDITATHEGRSTMIDVVRNTAKNVFVPLTVGGGIRTVEDFRDILRAGADKISVNSAAVRNPRLIREAADRFGSQCVVVAIDARRSPDGNFTVVVNGGRIDMRIDAVEWAKNCERLGAGEILLTSMDTDGCRNGFDLELTNAVTEAVSIPVIASGGCGTLEHFSEVFEQTGADAALAASLFHFRELTVGQVKAHLAAHDIPVRR; the protein is encoded by the coding sequence GTGTTAGCAAAACGGATCATCCCGTGCCTTGACGTGCGGGATGGAAAGGTCGTCAAAGGCGTCAATTTCGTCGGCATCAAGGAGGTCGGCGACCCGGTCGAATGCGCGATCGAGTACGACCGGCAGGGAGCGGATGAGATCACCTTTCTCGACATCACCGCGACCCATGAGGGCCGCAGCACAATGATCGACGTAGTACGAAACACCGCCAAAAACGTATTTGTACCGCTTACAGTGGGCGGCGGAATCCGCACAGTGGAGGATTTTCGCGATATCCTGCGGGCAGGAGCTGATAAAATTTCAGTAAATTCCGCCGCGGTGCGCAATCCCCGGCTCATCCGCGAGGCCGCCGACCGGTTCGGCAGCCAATGCGTCGTGGTTGCGATCGACGCGCGCAGGAGTCCGGACGGGAACTTCACCGTCGTGGTAAATGGCGGCAGAATCGACATGCGTATCGACGCGGTCGAATGGGCGAAAAACTGCGAGCGGCTCGGCGCCGGGGAAATCCTGCTCACCTCGATGGACACAGACGGCTGTAGGAATGGCTTCGACCTGGAGCTGACCAACGCGGTCACCGAGGCGGTTTCCATCCCGGTCATCGCATCTGGAGGCTGCGGAACGCTCGAACATTTTTCGGAGGTGTTTGAACAGACCGGCGCGGACGCGGCGCTTGCGGCGTCGCTTTTCCATTTTCGGGAACTGACTGTCGGGCAGGTGAAAGCACACCTTGCGGCGCATGATATCCCGGTCAGGAGGTAA
- the hisA gene encoding 1-(5-phosphoribosyl)-5-[(5-phosphoribosylamino)methylideneamino]imidazole-4-carboxamide isomerase, which yields MIILPAIDIKDKTCVRLVRGDFATAHKVAEDPFETAAGFRAAGASWIHMVDLDGAKTGGAANAGIFLRVARESGLRVELGGGIRSMDTIAYYLENGVSRIILGSVAVKDPALVKEAAQAYGEKIAVGIDAKNGMVATEGWLDTSDVNYIDLAKAMEQAGVQTIIFTDISKDGTLEGPNLEQLQRINASVSCKIIASGGIKDILDISACKDLGLYGVICGKSIYSGSLRLPEAIEVAGDQQC from the coding sequence ATGATTATCTTACCAGCAATCGACATCAAGGACAAAACCTGCGTACGGCTTGTGCGCGGCGACTTTGCGACCGCGCACAAAGTTGCGGAGGACCCGTTCGAAACCGCTGCCGGCTTTCGGGCGGCGGGCGCTTCATGGATTCATATGGTCGATCTCGACGGGGCCAAAACCGGCGGCGCGGCGAATGCGGGGATCTTTCTGCGTGTCGCGCGGGAGTCGGGCCTCAGGGTGGAACTCGGCGGCGGCATCCGCAGCATGGACACCATCGCTTATTATCTTGAAAATGGAGTTTCCCGCATCATTCTGGGCTCGGTGGCAGTGAAGGACCCCGCTCTTGTGAAAGAGGCTGCCCAAGCTTACGGCGAAAAAATTGCGGTTGGGATCGACGCGAAAAACGGCATGGTCGCCACCGAAGGCTGGCTCGACACAAGCGATGTGAACTACATCGATCTTGCGAAGGCGATGGAGCAGGCCGGTGTTCAGACCATCATCTTCACGGACATCTCAAAGGATGGGACGCTTGAAGGTCCAAATCTTGAACAGTTGCAACGGATTAACGCTTCCGTATCCTGTAAGATCATTGCGAGCGGCGGGATTAAGGATATTTTGGATATCAGTGCATGTAAAGATTTGGGACTTTACGGAGTGATCTGCGGAAAATCCATCTATTCCGGAAGCCTAAGGCTTCCGGAAGCGATTGAAGTGGCAGGTGATCAGCAGTGTTAG
- a CDS encoding pyridoxal phosphate-dependent aminotransferase, translating to MYELPEKLKNLTPYAPVTGQYRIRLDANESYLTAPGWLRQELAAAIEKLDFNRYPDPYTVELCQKFADFFDVLPSQVVAGNGSDELIGLIVSSFTSTGEDMVVVNPDFSMYSFYAQMNGVRVHTFQKPELALDADALIAFAKERAAKLVVLSNPCNPTSLAASQADVLKIVEELSDRLVVIDEAYMDFAEGSILRIAPRHDNLIVLKTCSKAFGMAAIRLGFAVAGTQITLALKAAKSPYNVNSMTQAAGCVLLSHPDYLRGCTEQIKTSRTELYQKILALAKEKAEILEVADTCANFVFLQMLDARRVFDALSARGIIVRLMAPRLRITAGTAEENREVVGALREILD from the coding sequence ATGTACGAACTGCCGGAAAAGCTGAAAAATCTGACGCCTTACGCGCCGGTCACGGGGCAGTACCGAATCCGGCTTGACGCGAATGAAAGTTATCTGACTGCACCGGGCTGGCTGCGGCAGGAACTTGCCGCGGCGATTGAGAAGCTTGATTTCAACCGCTACCCGGACCCTTATACAGTTGAACTCTGCCAAAAGTTTGCGGATTTTTTTGACGTCCTGCCGTCGCAGGTGGTTGCGGGCAACGGTTCGGATGAACTCATTGGTCTGATCGTTTCCTCGTTTACCTCCACCGGTGAGGATATGGTGGTGGTCAACCCGGACTTTTCAATGTATTCATTTTACGCGCAGATGAACGGCGTCAGAGTACATACCTTCCAGAAGCCGGAGCTTGCGCTCGACGCGGACGCGCTGATTGCCTTTGCCAAAGAGCGGGCCGCAAAGCTTGTGGTCCTTTCGAACCCCTGCAATCCGACTTCGCTCGCCGCCTCGCAGGCGGATGTGCTCAAAATCGTGGAGGAGCTGTCCGACCGGCTGGTTGTAATCGACGAAGCGTATATGGATTTCGCAGAAGGCTCGATTCTGCGGATCGCACCGCGGCATGACAATCTGATTGTCCTCAAGACCTGTTCAAAAGCGTTTGGCATGGCTGCAATCCGGCTTGGCTTCGCGGTCGCGGGGACACAGATCACCCTTGCGCTCAAGGCGGCCAAGTCGCCTTACAATGTAAACAGCATGACCCAGGCGGCGGGCTGTGTCCTGCTGAGCCATCCGGATTATCTGCGGGGTTGCACCGAACAGATTAAGACGTCCCGCACCGAACTTTATCAGAAGATTCTTGCGCTTGCCAAAGAAAAAGCAGAGATTCTGGAGGTGGCCGACACCTGCGCGAACTTCGTCTTTTTGCAGATGCTGGACGCGCGCCGGGTGTTTGACGCGCTGAGTGCGCGCGGAATCATCGTGCGGCTCATGGCTCCTCGCCTGCGTATTACGGCAGGCACGGCCGAGGAAAACCGGGAGGTCGTCGGGGCCTTGCGGGAGATTTTAGACTGA
- the hisI gene encoding phosphoribosyl-AMP cyclohydrolase: protein MKDLDRYFAKSALIPAVVQEAGTGEVLMLAYMNRESLQKTYETGYTWFYSRSRQELWNKGATSGHLQKVVDLRADCDDDTLLVTVVQTGNACHTGAHSCFYKEIWEETKP, encoded by the coding sequence ATGAAGGATTTGGACCGTTATTTCGCAAAATCGGCGCTGATCCCGGCGGTCGTGCAGGAAGCCGGTACCGGAGAGGTTCTGATGCTCGCCTACATGAACCGCGAGAGTCTGCAAAAAACCTATGAAACCGGCTACACCTGGTTTTACAGCCGTTCACGGCAGGAACTCTGGAATAAGGGTGCGACTTCCGGACATCTGCAAAAGGTGGTTGATCTGCGCGCCGATTGCGATGACGATACACTGCTCGTCACAGTTGTTCAGACGGGCAATGCCTGCCACACCGGAGCGCACAGCTGCTTTTACAAAGAGATTTGGGAGGAAACAAAGCCATGA
- the dapB gene encoding 4-hydroxy-tetrahydrodipicolinate reductase: MKRIILSGCNGKMGRMIAECARERDDCTIVAGIDITGKALDAFPVFTIPSDCSVDADVIIDFSHPSALSPLLEYAVQKKIPAVIATTGLSAEQTALIREKSNEVALFFTANMSLGVNLLAELAKKAAAVLGGQFDIEIIEKHHNQKIDAPSGTALMLADAISGVLDEPSQYVYDRHAYRRKRAKNEIGIHAVRGGTIVGEHEILFAGHDEILTLSHSAASKGVFAVGALNAALFLCGKQAGLYNMGDIV; the protein is encoded by the coding sequence ATGAAACGGATCATTTTATCAGGCTGCAATGGAAAGATGGGGCGGATGATCGCCGAATGCGCAAGGGAACGGGACGACTGTACCATTGTCGCGGGCATCGACATCACCGGGAAGGCGCTCGACGCGTTCCCCGTCTTTACCATACCGTCGGATTGCTCGGTTGATGCCGACGTTATCATCGATTTTTCTCATCCGAGCGCGCTTTCGCCGCTGCTCGAATACGCGGTACAGAAGAAGATCCCGGCCGTGATCGCTACGACCGGCCTTTCCGCCGAACAGACCGCGCTGATCCGGGAAAAATCGAACGAGGTCGCGCTCTTTTTTACAGCAAACATGTCGCTTGGCGTAAACTTGCTGGCAGAGCTTGCAAAAAAGGCGGCCGCAGTCCTGGGTGGGCAGTTTGATATTGAAATCATCGAAAAACACCACAACCAGAAGATCGACGCCCCAAGCGGCACTGCCCTGATGCTTGCAGATGCGATCTCCGGTGTGCTCGATGAGCCATCCCAGTATGTTTATGACCGCCACGCCTACCGCCGTAAACGTGCAAAAAATGAGATCGGTATCCACGCGGTGCGCGGCGGAACGATTGTCGGCGAGCATGAGATCCTTTTTGCGGGTCACGACGAGATCTTGACCCTCTCCCATTCAGCCGCCAGCAAAGGGGTGTTTGCCGTCGGCGCGCTCAATGCGGCGCTCTTCCTCTGCGGCAAGCAGGCTGGACTTTACAACATGGGTGATATCGTTTGA
- the hisH gene encoding imidazole glycerol phosphate synthase subunit HisH translates to MIAIIDYGAGNLFSVKNALDFIGAESCITAKAEELAKADGLILPGVGAFPDAMKRLTATGLVPVIREQAQKKPLLGICLGMQMLFEKGHEFETCDGLGLIPGDVRLIEAAGLKIPHMGWNDLTVLNPCELVADVKEGDYVYFVHSYRADTADENISCYTVYGERIPALVHRGMVYGAQFHPEKSGAVGIQMLRNFARLCQ, encoded by the coding sequence ATGATTGCGATCATTGATTACGGAGCGGGAAATCTTTTCAGCGTCAAAAACGCGCTTGATTTTATTGGCGCGGAAAGCTGTATCACCGCGAAAGCAGAGGAGCTTGCAAAGGCAGACGGCTTGATTTTGCCGGGGGTGGGCGCCTTCCCGGACGCGATGAAACGGCTGACGGCGACCGGTCTCGTTCCGGTCATCCGGGAGCAGGCACAAAAAAAGCCGCTGCTCGGCATCTGCCTTGGAATGCAGATGCTGTTTGAGAAGGGGCATGAATTCGAAACGTGCGATGGACTGGGCCTTATTCCGGGCGACGTTCGGTTGATCGAAGCGGCGGGGCTCAAAATTCCGCACATGGGCTGGAACGATTTGACCGTTCTCAACCCCTGTGAACTGGTCGCAGACGTGAAAGAGGGCGATTACGTCTATTTCGTCCACTCCTACCGCGCTGATACAGCGGATGAAAACATCTCCTGTTACACCGTCTATGGGGAACGCATCCCGGCACTAGTGCACCGGGGAATGGTTTACGGCGCGCAGTTTCATCCTGAGAAAAGCGGCGCTGTCGGCATCCAGATGCTGAGAAATTTTGCGAGGTTGTGCCAATGA